One Vigna unguiculata cultivar IT97K-499-35 chromosome 7, ASM411807v1, whole genome shotgun sequence genomic region harbors:
- the LOC114192722 gene encoding uncharacterized protein LOC114192722 isoform X2, which yields MTESRIRTVVEAIHSSSFQAVLHLTGGASQTVGSLLSVPGASNTVLEVVVPYSKMSLIQLLGKIPSQFCSQQTAEDMALLAYNRALKLSTPGSPVVGVGFTGSLASSRPKLGEHRLYMSTRTADQLWMSRVTLTKGLRTREEEDGVSSHLLIKAIANACKIRAASISVLSESDVSDECVTHFNEDQQLEQLINGQICFKIYPFANEIPAERKIIMPGSFNPLHDGHLKLMEVATRICGDGYPCFEISAVNADKPPLSVSEIKDRVKQFEKIGKTVIISNQPYFYKKAELFPGSAFVIGADTAVRLINLLRKLSYG from the exons ATGACGGAGAGTCGCATCCGAACCGTCGTAGAGGCCATTCATTCCTCTTCTTTCCAAGCCGTTCTGCATCTCACCGGCGGAGCATCTCAG acgGTGGGTTCGTTGCTATCAGTTCCTGGTGCTTCAAACACTGTGCTCGAAGTTGTGGTTCCTTACTCTAAGATGTCTCTCATACAGTTACTCGGAAAG ATTCCATCCCAGTTTTGCAGCCAACAGACGGCCGAAGATATGGCTTTGTTGGCTTATAATCGCGCTCTTAAGCTCTCCACGCCAG GATCACCAGTTGTAGGTGTGGGTTTCACTGGCTCTTTGGCTAGCAGTCGTCCAAAACTAGGGGAACACCG ACTTTACATGTCAACAAGGACAGCTGACCAACTTTGGATGTCAAGAGTGACCTTGACTAAG GGTCTTCGCACACgagaagaagaggatggagttTCTAGTCATCTTTTGATCAAG GCAATTGCAAATGCATGCAAAATTCGTGCAGCATCAATTTCAGTGTTGAGTGAATCAGATGTATCGGATGAATGTGTAACACATTTCAATGAAGATCAACAGTTAGAGCAACTTATAAATGGTCAAATATGCTTTAAAATTTACCCATTTGCAAATG AGATACCGgctgaaagaaaaataataatgccCGGTTCTTTCAATCCATTACATGATGGGCATCTCAAGCTTATGGAAGTTGCTACTCG CATTTGTGGTGATGGGTATCCTTGCTTTGAAATATCTGCTGTCAATGCAGACAAACCTCCATTGTCAGTGTCTGAGATCAAAGACCGTGtcaaacaatttgaaaaaattg GTAAAACAGTAATTATATCGAATCAGCCTTATTTTTATAAGAAGGCTGAACTTTTTCCAGGCAGTGCTTTTGTAATTGGAGCAGACACGGCAGTGAGGCTTATTAAT TTGCTCAGGAAACTTTCTTATGGCTGA
- the LOC114192722 gene encoding uncharacterized protein LOC114192722 isoform X3 — protein sequence MSTRTADQLWMSRVTLTKGLRTREEEDGVSSHLLIKAIANACKIRAASISVLSESDVSDECVTHFNEDQQLEQLINGQICFKIYPFANEIPAERKIIMPGSFNPLHDGHLKLMEVATRICGDGYPCFEISAVNADKPPLSVSEIKDRVKQFEKIGKTVIISNQPYFYKKAELFPGSAFVIGADTAVRLINPKYYDGDYYKMLRILIGCKETGCTFLVGGRNVDGAFKVLDDIDVPEELKGMFVSIPAEQFRMDISSTELRNRSGM from the exons ATGTCAACAAGGACAGCTGACCAACTTTGGATGTCAAGAGTGACCTTGACTAAG GGTCTTCGCACACgagaagaagaggatggagttTCTAGTCATCTTTTGATCAAG GCAATTGCAAATGCATGCAAAATTCGTGCAGCATCAATTTCAGTGTTGAGTGAATCAGATGTATCGGATGAATGTGTAACACATTTCAATGAAGATCAACAGTTAGAGCAACTTATAAATGGTCAAATATGCTTTAAAATTTACCCATTTGCAAATG AGATACCGgctgaaagaaaaataataatgccCGGTTCTTTCAATCCATTACATGATGGGCATCTCAAGCTTATGGAAGTTGCTACTCG CATTTGTGGTGATGGGTATCCTTGCTTTGAAATATCTGCTGTCAATGCAGACAAACCTCCATTGTCAGTGTCTGAGATCAAAGACCGTGtcaaacaatttgaaaaaattg GTAAAACAGTAATTATATCGAATCAGCCTTATTTTTATAAGAAGGCTGAACTTTTTCCAGGCAGTGCTTTTGTAATTGGAGCAGACACGGCAGTGAGGCTTATTAAT CCTAAATATTATGACGGGGACTACTACAAGATGTTGAGGATACTAATTGGATGTAAAGAAACAGGATGCACTTTCCTTGTGGGTGGTCGGAATGTAGATGGTGCTTTCAAG GTTCTTGATGATATTGATGTTCCAGAAGAACTAAAAGGCATGTTCGTCTCCATTCCAGCTGAGCAGTTCCGCATGGATATATCCTCCACTGAATTAAGAAATAGAAGTGGGATGTAA
- the LOC114192722 gene encoding uncharacterized protein LOC114192722 isoform X1 → MTESRIRTVVEAIHSSSFQAVLHLTGGASQTVGSLLSVPGASNTVLEVVVPYSKMSLIQLLGKIPSQFCSQQTAEDMALLAYNRALKLSTPGSPVVGVGFTGSLASSRPKLGEHRLYMSTRTADQLWMSRVTLTKGLRTREEEDGVSSHLLIKAIANACKIRAASISVLSESDVSDECVTHFNEDQQLEQLINGQICFKIYPFANEIPAERKIIMPGSFNPLHDGHLKLMEVATRICGDGYPCFEISAVNADKPPLSVSEIKDRVKQFEKIGKTVIISNQPYFYKKAELFPGSAFVIGADTAVRLINPKYYDGDYYKMLRILIGCKETGCTFLVGGRNVDGAFKVLDDIDVPEELKGMFVSIPAEQFRMDISSTELRNRSGM, encoded by the exons ATGACGGAGAGTCGCATCCGAACCGTCGTAGAGGCCATTCATTCCTCTTCTTTCCAAGCCGTTCTGCATCTCACCGGCGGAGCATCTCAG acgGTGGGTTCGTTGCTATCAGTTCCTGGTGCTTCAAACACTGTGCTCGAAGTTGTGGTTCCTTACTCTAAGATGTCTCTCATACAGTTACTCGGAAAG ATTCCATCCCAGTTTTGCAGCCAACAGACGGCCGAAGATATGGCTTTGTTGGCTTATAATCGCGCTCTTAAGCTCTCCACGCCAG GATCACCAGTTGTAGGTGTGGGTTTCACTGGCTCTTTGGCTAGCAGTCGTCCAAAACTAGGGGAACACCG ACTTTACATGTCAACAAGGACAGCTGACCAACTTTGGATGTCAAGAGTGACCTTGACTAAG GGTCTTCGCACACgagaagaagaggatggagttTCTAGTCATCTTTTGATCAAG GCAATTGCAAATGCATGCAAAATTCGTGCAGCATCAATTTCAGTGTTGAGTGAATCAGATGTATCGGATGAATGTGTAACACATTTCAATGAAGATCAACAGTTAGAGCAACTTATAAATGGTCAAATATGCTTTAAAATTTACCCATTTGCAAATG AGATACCGgctgaaagaaaaataataatgccCGGTTCTTTCAATCCATTACATGATGGGCATCTCAAGCTTATGGAAGTTGCTACTCG CATTTGTGGTGATGGGTATCCTTGCTTTGAAATATCTGCTGTCAATGCAGACAAACCTCCATTGTCAGTGTCTGAGATCAAAGACCGTGtcaaacaatttgaaaaaattg GTAAAACAGTAATTATATCGAATCAGCCTTATTTTTATAAGAAGGCTGAACTTTTTCCAGGCAGTGCTTTTGTAATTGGAGCAGACACGGCAGTGAGGCTTATTAAT CCTAAATATTATGACGGGGACTACTACAAGATGTTGAGGATACTAATTGGATGTAAAGAAACAGGATGCACTTTCCTTGTGGGTGGTCGGAATGTAGATGGTGCTTTCAAG GTTCTTGATGATATTGATGTTCCAGAAGAACTAAAAGGCATGTTCGTCTCCATTCCAGCTGAGCAGTTCCGCATGGATATATCCTCCACTGAATTAAGAAATAGAAGTGGGATGTAA